A single window of Paludibacter jiangxiensis DNA harbors:
- the purU gene encoding formyltetrahydrofolate deformylase, giving the protein MANDNTAVLLIHCPDRPGILAAVTDFINQQKGNILYLDQYVNREDHVFFMRVEWALDNFIIPRDEIEDYIDTLLAKRYSMNFRLYFSDSKPRMAIFVSKMSHCLFDLLGRYHAGEWNVELPLIISNHPDLKPVADQFGIDYFVFPINKDNKAEQEAKELELLKQYNINFVVLARYMQVLSPQLIDSYPNRIINIHHSFLPAFAGAKPYHAAHERGVKIIGATSHYVTSDLDAGPIIGQDVVRVTHKDTIESMVRKGRDLEKIVLSRAVEKHIDRKILTYQNRTVVFD; this is encoded by the coding sequence ATGGCAAACGACAATACTGCAGTATTGCTTATTCACTGCCCCGACCGGCCGGGAATTCTTGCTGCTGTTACCGATTTTATCAACCAGCAAAAAGGAAATATTTTATATCTGGATCAGTACGTAAACAGAGAAGATCATGTATTCTTCATGAGGGTGGAATGGGCTCTCGATAATTTTATTATTCCTCGTGACGAAATAGAAGATTATATCGATACGCTGCTGGCCAAACGCTACAGTATGAATTTTCGCCTTTATTTCTCGGATTCAAAGCCCCGTATGGCTATCTTTGTATCTAAGATGTCCCACTGTCTGTTTGACCTTTTGGGGCGCTACCATGCCGGTGAATGGAACGTAGAACTGCCTTTGATAATTAGCAATCATCCTGACCTGAAGCCGGTCGCCGATCAATTCGGCATAGACTATTTTGTTTTCCCTATCAATAAAGATAATAAAGCCGAACAGGAAGCCAAGGAGCTGGAGCTGCTGAAGCAATACAACATTAATTTCGTCGTTCTGGCGCGCTATATGCAGGTATTGTCTCCACAGTTGATTGATAGCTATCCGAACCGTATTATCAATATTCATCACTCATTCCTTCCTGCATTTGCTGGAGCGAAGCCATATCATGCAGCACATGAACGCGGGGTGAAAATCATAGGGGCAACAAGCCACTACGTGACCAGTGATTTGGATGCTGGGCCCATTATTGGTCAGGATGTGGTGAGAGTGACTCATAAGGATACAATTGAAAGCATGGTTCGAAAAGGAAGGGATTTGGAAAAGATCGTACTTTCCCGTGCTGTTGAAAAGCATATTGATCGCAAAATTCTGACTTATCAAAACCGTACGGTCGTTTTCGATTAA